The Oceanispirochaeta sp. genome includes a region encoding these proteins:
- a CDS encoding nucleotidyltransferase domain-containing protein, with amino-acid sequence MDEQDLLIAAERIRSHYNQAKILLFGSFAKESQRPDSDVDLCIILENPQMRTIEISRSIRKEIYPVLKRPLDILVYDKKTFDERSSFPLTLESEIMESAREL; translated from the coding sequence ATGGATGAGCAGGATTTATTAATAGCAGCAGAAAGAATTAGATCTCATTACAATCAAGCTAAAATTTTATTATTCGGCTCATTTGCGAAAGAATCTCAAAGACCTGATAGTGACGTTGATCTTTGTATTATTCTAGAAAACCCACAAATGAGAACTATAGAAATAAGCAGATCTATAAGAAAGGAAATCTATCCTGTTCTTAAACGTCCTCTTGATATTTTAGTATATGACAAAAAAACATTTGATGAACGATCCTCATTTCCTCTTACACTTGAGTCCGAGATAATGGAATCTGCCAGAGAATTATGA